Proteins encoded by one window of Panicum virgatum strain AP13 chromosome 7N, P.virgatum_v5, whole genome shotgun sequence:
- the LOC120680806 gene encoding probable acyl-activating enzyme 5, peroxisomal: MANLGANPANSCPLTPLGFLERAATVFGDCPSVVYHDTVFTWSQTHRRCLRLASALVSLGISSGDIVSVLLPNVPAMYEMHFGVPMSGAVLNTINTRLDARTVAVLLRHSGSKLIFVDPASLQLIGDALQLLPPGHPAPRVIPVEDPHEEEFPAACADTLTNERLLEKGDPEFAWVRPASDWDPMVLNYTSGTTSAPKGVVHCHRGLFLLTLDSLLEWAMPRQPTYLWTLPMFHANGWSYPWGMAVVGGTNVCLRRVNAATVYAAIASRGVTHLCCAPVVLNMLANAPEGVRRPLPGKVRVLTAGAPPPAAVLQRTESIGFEVSHGYGLTETAGLPVSCTWKGEWDALPASERARLKARQGVRTPGMAEVDIIDGETGRSVPRDGSTMGEIVLRGGCVMLGYLNDDEATKAAIRDDGWFHTGDVGVTHPDGYLEIRDRSKDVIINAGENISSVEVESVLYGHPAVNEAAVVARPDELRGETPCAFISLKEDAAGTVTAADVMAWCRERLPQYMVPRTVVFRAELPKTSTGKIQKYVLRNLANQMGPARKGDCSV; the protein is encoded by the exons ATGGCCAATCTCGGCGCGAACCCGGCCAACTCGTGCCCGCTCACGCCGCTGGGCTTCCTGGAGCGCGCGGCGACCGTGTTCGGCGACTGCCCCTCCGTCGTCTACCACGACACCGTCTTCACCTGGTCCCAGACGCACCGgcgatgcctccgcctcgcctccgcGCTCGTCTCCCTCGGCATCTCCAGCGGCGACATC GTGTCCGTGCTGTTGCCCAACGTGCCGGCCATGTACGAGATGCACTTCGGCGTGCCCATGAGCGGCGCCGTGCTCAACACCATCAACACGCGCCTCGACGCGCGCACGGTCGCCGTCCTTCTCCGCCACTCCGGCTCCAAGCTCATCTTCGTCGACCCGGCGTCGTTGCAGCTCATCGGCGACGCGCTCCAGCTACTCCCGCCTGGGCACCCGGCGCCGCGCGTCATCCCCGTGGAGGACCCCCACGAGGAGGAGTTCCCTGCCGCCTGTGCCGATACCCTGACGAACGAGAGGCTTCTCGAGAAGGGCGACCCGGAGTTCGCGTGGGTGCGGCCGGCGAGCGACTGGGACCCGATGGTCCTGAACTACACCTCCGGCACGACGTCGGCGCCCAAGGGTGTTGTGCACTGCCACCGTGGGCTCTTCCTGCTCACCCTTGACTCGCTCTTGGAGTGGGCCATGCCGCGGCAGCCGACGTACCTGTGGACGCTGCCCATGTTCCACGCCAACGGATGGAGCTACCCGTGGGGGATGGCTGTGGTGGGCGGCACCAACgtttgcctccgccgcgtcaACGCCGCCACGGTGTACGCCGCCATCGCGAGCCGCGGGGTCACCCACCTCTGCTGCGCGCCCGTCGTGCTCAACATGCTGGCCAACGCCCCCGAGGGCGTGCGGCGGCCGCTCCCGGGAAAGGTGCGCGTCCTcacggccggcgcgccgccgcccgccgccgtgctacAGCGCACGGAGTCCATCGGATTCGAGGTCAGCCATGGGTACGGGCTCACTGAGACCGCGGGGCTGCCTGTGTCCTGCACTTGGAAGGGCGAGTGGGACGCGCTCCCGGCGTCGGAGCGCGCCCGGCTCAAGGCGAGGCAGGGCGTGCGCACGCCGGGCATGGCCGAGGTGGACATCATCGACGGCGAGACCGGGCGCAGCGTTCCCCGCGACGGGTCCACGATGGGCGAGATCGTGCTCCGCGGCGGGTGCGTCATGCTCGGCTAcctgaacgacgacgaggcgacCAAGGCGGCGATACGCGACGATGGCTGGTTCCACACAGGGGACGTCGGCGTGACGCACCCGGACGGGTACCTGGAGATCCGCGACCGTTCCAAGGACGTGATCATCAACGCCGGGGAGAACATCAGCAGCGTGGAGGTCGAGTCCGTGCTCTACGGGCATCCGGCGGTGAacgaggcggcggtggtggcgcggccggACGAGTTACGGGGTGAGACGCCGTGCGCGTTCATCAGCCTCAAGGAGGACGCGGCGGGGACGGTGACCGCTGCCGACGTCATGGCGTGGTGCCGGGAGCGCTTGCCGCAGTACATGGTGCCCAGAACGGTTGTCTTCCGCGCCGAGCTGCCCAAGACCTCCACCGGCAAGATCCAGAAGTACGTGCTTCGGAACCTCGCCAACCAGATGGGGCCCGCACGCAAGGGCGACTGCAGCGTATGA
- the LOC120681388 gene encoding F-box/LRR-repeat protein 4-like: MPANHSPFPSPHPRGRPGWPIRWLDWPPSAPTAPTSSRHAAAVLGGGGCRRPGCYAGTDAALCDDLLQEVFRLLPPAAAPAVSLVSRRWLSLLRASTSSLTLRLPASSDAAAATLAALLSHYPFLSALTVVSAATPARDADAVLLAVAAAPAAARFSTLRLLPDSAVSPAALLAACPALSGLTSLHLTAVRPLSFRWLELLPHLKSFALVNSAASVDYAGSGSDDADGGEAEAEAARALPLERLSLCGIRSGDRGLGWLWRQCGSLKWLQLRACDGTGDGPASPSFAGCLAGLLALELRACRAVADRVLLLAADHCHALTSLLVYDGGSSEALHRFIQHRAAGLHTLDLRLPLDLHNDHLLAIGAEPVHGGLEPTHNLAALRLQSCVLITGDGLRSLARTATGAGIEELALVSCDVVEREPGLLTFLSQSMRRLRRLDLSYNETLSDKVIGAMLSSCRNLIDIRLRGCRGLTGASLVSLLRHCGQSLEILDISCCPSIAVGNVEFFVQRATRLNHIIIEESAISEELKAIAQKKGMKIRSLLPYEGPF, translated from the coding sequence CTAACCACTCACCCTTCCCTTCCCCCCacccgcgcggccggccgggctggCCAATCCGATGGCTTGACTGGCCCCCCAGCGCACCGACGGCGCCGACAAGctcccgccacgccgccgccgtcctaggcggcggcggctgccgtcgCCCTGGCTGCTACGCCGGCACGGACGCCGCGCTCTGCGACGACCTGCTGCAGGAGGTGTTCCGCctcctgccgccggccgccgcgccggccgtgtCCCTCGTTTCCCGGCGCTGGCTCTCGCTCCTCAGGGCCTCCACGTCGTCCCTGACCCTCCGCCTGCCGGCCTCctcggacgccgcggcggcgaccctCGCCGCGCTGCTGTCACACTACCCGTTCCTCTCCGCCCTGACCGTCGTCTCCGCTGCTACTCCGGCCCGGGACGCCGACGCCGTGCTGCTCGCTGtcgcggccgcgccggccgccgccaggtTCTCCACGCTGCGGCTCTTGCCCGATTCGGCGGTCTCCcccgccgcgctgctcgccgcctgCCCTGCCCTGTCCGGCCTGACGTCGCtccacctcaccgccgtccgCCCCCTGTCGTTCCGCTGGCTCGAGCTCTTGCCGCACCTCAAGTCGTTCGCCCTCGTCAACTCCGCCGCCAGCGTTGACTACGCTGGCTCAGGCTCGGATGATGCCGACGGTGGGgaagccgaggccgaggccgcacGGGCGCTGCCGCTGGAAAGGCTGTCGCTTTGCGGCATCCGCTCCGGCGACCGAGGGCTTGGATGGCTGTGGCGGCAGTGCGGGAGCCTCAAGTGGCTGCAGCTGCGCGCCTGCGACGGCACTGGGGATGGCCCCGCGTCGCCATCCTTCGCGGGTTGCCTCGCTGGATTGCTGGCGCTTGAGCTTCGTGCTTGCCGTGCTGTCGCCGACCGTGTTCTCCTTCTTGCAGCTGACCATTGCCACGCGCTGACATCCCTCCTGGTGTATGATGGCGGCAGCAGCGAGGCTCTTCACCGGTTCATTCAGCACCGTGCTGCTGGTCTGCACACCTTGGACCTTCGCCTACCGCTCGACCTGCACAACGATCATCTCCTTGCCATTGGAGCTGAGCCAGTTCATGGTGGTCTAGAGCCAACACATAACCTAGCTGCACTCCGCCTTCAGAGCTGCGTCCTAATCACTGGGGATGGACTCCGGTCTCTCGCACGAACAGCCACTGGGGCGGGCATCGAAGAGCTTGCTTTGGTGAGCTGTGACGTGGTGGAGCGGGAGCCCGGGTTACTGACATTTCTCAGCCAAAGCATGCGGCGTCTTCGTCGCCTTGACTTGTCTTACAATGAGACACTGAGTGATAAGGTGATCGGTGCCATGCTGTCATCCTGCCGGAATCTCATCGACATCAGACTCAGGGGATGCCGGGGCCTAACGGGAGCCTCCCTGGTCTCACTTCTTAGGCACTGCGGGCAGTCGCTGGAGATCCTTGACATCTCCTGCTGCCCTAGCATTGCAGTAGGCAATGTCGAATTCTTTGTTCAGCGCGCCACTCGGTTGAATCATATTATAATCGAGGAGAGCGCGATATCAGAGGAATTGAAGGCAATTGCTCAGAAGAAAGGTATGAAGATCAGATCATTATTGCCATACGAAGGACCATTCTGA